Proteins encoded within one genomic window of Haloplanus vescus:
- a CDS encoding globin-coupled sensor protein — protein MQKSESASAFGKGNLNAQISVDDLMRECGLDAAEIEWRKEFIGFDETDARRLESLDDVFRDHADQIADDFYDNLTGRDETMAVIDRSDKTIEQLKRTQSAYLVSLANGDYGRDYFANRARVGKLHDLLDMPMKQYIGQYGVYYDLLVPLLMDRLGDRLVDRLAEEMDADTAEHIVDEELDAGQADLLAVLRIINLDMQVVADTYIHSYNQRLEESVEERERLMREVESDLADPISGLRDAAEEVSERTASIDAETDEQVDAMTEVADEVSNMSATVEEIASTADEVATTSQRAADLASDGREAATDSIETMERVSDSSQAVADDVDGLAERIDEIDEVVEVINDIADQTNLLALNASIEAARAGEAGEGFAVVADEVKSLAEDSQRHAGDIEEMVDEIQDEMSSTVDSLETTTERIDRGMTEIESAMETLEEIADAVQDATQGIREVSAATDDQAASTEEVASMIDQLVEQTERISGEVEALAEISESQTTQIRTIDESVRRLGDD, from the coding sequence ATGCAGAAGTCTGAATCTGCGTCTGCGTTCGGCAAGGGAAATCTCAACGCACAGATATCTGTAGACGACCTCATGCGCGAGTGTGGACTCGACGCGGCGGAAATCGAGTGGCGAAAGGAGTTCATCGGCTTCGACGAGACGGACGCCCGACGCCTCGAATCGCTGGACGACGTCTTTCGCGACCACGCCGACCAGATTGCGGACGACTTCTACGACAACCTCACCGGTCGCGACGAGACGATGGCCGTCATCGACCGGTCGGACAAGACCATCGAGCAGTTGAAGCGGACCCAGTCTGCGTATCTCGTCTCGTTGGCGAACGGCGACTACGGTCGCGATTACTTCGCCAATCGGGCGCGAGTGGGCAAACTGCACGACCTGCTCGATATGCCGATGAAACAGTACATCGGCCAGTACGGCGTCTACTACGACCTGCTCGTCCCACTCCTGATGGACCGCCTCGGGGACCGACTCGTCGACCGACTGGCCGAGGAGATGGACGCCGATACCGCGGAACACATCGTCGACGAGGAACTCGACGCGGGGCAGGCGGACCTCCTCGCCGTCCTGCGCATCATCAACCTCGACATGCAGGTGGTCGCGGACACGTACATTCACTCGTACAACCAGCGACTCGAGGAGAGCGTCGAAGAGCGCGAGCGACTCATGCGGGAGGTGGAGTCGGACCTAGCGGACCCGATTAGCGGCCTGCGTGACGCCGCCGAGGAAGTCTCCGAGCGCACCGCGTCCATCGACGCCGAGACCGACGAGCAGGTCGACGCGATGACGGAAGTCGCGGACGAGGTGTCGAACATGAGCGCAACCGTCGAGGAAATCGCGTCGACCGCCGACGAGGTAGCCACCACCAGCCAACGCGCCGCCGACTTGGCGTCCGACGGCCGGGAAGCGGCGACCGACTCTATCGAGACGATGGAGCGCGTCAGCGACTCCTCGCAGGCCGTCGCCGACGACGTGGATGGCCTCGCCGAGCGCATCGACGAAATCGACGAGGTGGTCGAGGTAATCAACGACATCGCGGACCAGACGAACCTCCTCGCGCTGAACGCGTCCATCGAGGCCGCGCGGGCGGGCGAGGCGGGCGAGGGGTTCGCCGTCGTCGCCGACGAGGTGAAGAGCCTCGCGGAGGACTCACAGCGTCATGCGGGCGACATCGAGGAGATGGTCGACGAGATTCAAGACGAGATGTCGTCCACCGTCGACAGCCTCGAAACGACGACCGAGCGAATCGACCGCGGGATGACGGAAATCGAATCCGCGATGGAGACGCTCGAAGAGATTGCCGATGCCGTCCAGGACGCCACGCAGGGCATCCGCGAGGTGTCGGCGGCGACGGACGACCAAGCCGCGTCGACCGAGGAAGTCGCGAGCATGATCGACCAACTGGTCGAGCAGACCGAACGCATCTCGGGCGAGGTCGAAGCCCTCGCGGAGATCAGCGAGTCACAGACGACACAGATTCGGACCATCGACGAGAGCGTGCGCCGCCTCGGCGACGACTGA
- a CDS encoding universal stress protein, which produces MIDKILFPTDGSDGASDVFEHALDVAAAHDATVHVVNVADTTRDSVTQVRGQVVDALERAGAKAVQEAATRASDRGVPTVTDVLQGEPYTTIVDYADTAGVDLVVMPTHGRRGLKRFLLGSTTERVVRRSPVPVLTVRPDDDVTVRYPYERVLVSTDGSDPAAAALDMGVDVARVAAADLHLVSVVDVMNLGVDVRADIQTEALESAARDIVDEAAATATDAGVDPAATSVEFGGSISRAIRSYVTENGIDLVVVGTHGRTGFDRYVLGSVAESLVRTAPVPVLTVRGDSS; this is translated from the coding sequence ATGATAGACAAGATTCTGTTTCCGACCGACGGGAGCGACGGCGCGAGCGATGTGTTCGAGCACGCCCTTGACGTGGCCGCCGCTCACGACGCGACGGTTCACGTCGTCAACGTCGCGGACACGACGCGCGACAGCGTCACGCAGGTCCGGGGACAGGTGGTGGACGCACTCGAGAGGGCGGGAGCGAAAGCGGTCCAGGAAGCGGCGACTCGCGCCAGCGACCGCGGCGTGCCGACCGTCACCGACGTGCTTCAGGGAGAACCGTACACCACCATCGTCGACTACGCGGACACGGCGGGCGTCGACCTCGTGGTCATGCCGACCCACGGCCGACGAGGACTGAAGCGGTTCCTCCTCGGGAGTACGACCGAACGCGTCGTCCGCCGGTCGCCGGTCCCCGTCCTGACCGTCCGCCCCGACGACGACGTGACGGTCCGCTACCCCTACGAGCGAGTGCTCGTCTCGACGGACGGGAGCGACCCGGCGGCCGCGGCCCTCGATATGGGGGTGGACGTGGCCCGCGTCGCCGCGGCCGACCTCCACCTCGTCTCCGTGGTCGACGTGATGAACCTCGGCGTCGACGTTCGGGCGGACATCCAGACGGAGGCGCTCGAATCCGCCGCCCGCGACATCGTCGACGAAGCTGCAGCGACGGCGACGGATGCCGGCGTCGACCCCGCGGCGACGAGCGTTGAGTTCGGGGGGTCGATATCGCGAGCCATCCGCTCGTACGTCACGGAGAACGGTATCGACCTCGTGGTCGTGGGGACGCACGGCCGGACGGGATTCGACCGCTACGTCCTCGGGAGCGTCGCGGAGTCTCTGGTTCGGACGGCGCCGGTCCCGGTGCTGACGGTCCGCGGCGACTCGTCGTGA
- a CDS encoding PfkB family carbohydrate kinase has protein sequence MGDVVSLGSVNVDRVCHVSADELATFEARYDWFPERGETVRVADLPDEFDPEVDERRHGGKGANQAVAAARAGATTTMLGKVGRDHGRYDVVSALARAGVDTDALGTADAPTGPAYVFVEESGDNRIVVHPGANAAVDEAYVRAHADAVAEADCLLLQNEIPVAPVATLLDSLDDDPDRPTVILDPAPPDGVDPLLTREAVDHCTPNEHEYAAIESSLADYEGIVVRKQGGDTLYVDTADDGFAVEPPAVDPVDTTGAGDVLNGFLAARLAAGASLRDAVETAVTAGSMATREAGARSGVPTLDAVRAFRG, from the coding sequence ATGGGTGACGTCGTCAGTCTCGGGAGTGTCAACGTCGACCGCGTGTGCCACGTGAGCGCGGACGAACTCGCGACGTTCGAGGCGCGGTACGACTGGTTCCCCGAACGCGGCGAGACGGTGCGCGTCGCCGACCTGCCCGACGAGTTCGACCCCGAAGTGGACGAACGCCGACACGGCGGGAAAGGCGCGAATCAGGCCGTTGCGGCGGCCCGCGCCGGCGCGACGACGACCATGCTCGGCAAAGTCGGACGCGACCACGGGCGATACGACGTGGTGTCGGCGCTCGCGAGGGCTGGCGTCGACACCGACGCTCTCGGGACGGCCGACGCCCCGACGGGCCCGGCCTACGTCTTCGTCGAGGAGAGTGGCGACAACCGCATCGTCGTCCACCCCGGTGCCAACGCGGCCGTCGACGAGGCGTACGTCCGTGCCCACGCCGACGCGGTGGCCGAGGCGGACTGTCTCCTCCTGCAAAACGAGATTCCGGTGGCACCGGTCGCAACCTTGCTCGACAGCCTGGACGACGACCCCGACCGGCCGACGGTGATTCTCGACCCGGCACCACCCGACGGCGTCGACCCCTTGCTCACGCGCGAGGCCGTCGATCACTGCACACCGAACGAACACGAGTACGCGGCCATCGAATCGTCGCTCGCGGACTACGAGGGCATCGTCGTCAGAAAACAGGGTGGTGACACGCTGTACGTCGACACGGCGGACGACGGATTCGCGGTCGAACCGCCGGCGGTCGACCCCGTCGACACGACCGGGGCCGGCGACGTGTTGAACGGCTTTCTGGCGGCGCGACTGGCAGCGGGGGCCTCGCTCCGTGACGCCGTCGAGACGGCGGTCACCGCGGGGTCGATGGCCACGCGCGAGGCCGGCGCCCGGTCGGGCGTCCCGACGCTCGACGCGGTGCGAGCGTTTCGCGGCTGA
- a CDS encoding ZIP family metal transporter, with amino-acid sequence MIADTLAGLFGTDPVVNGLIGGLVIATLNLFGASLVFVWRDPSERALDGALGFAAGVMLAASFTSLIIPGVETYSGGNPLPVLLGVALGALFLDRSDVLIPHAHYLVTGRKRADAANPNTSLPIADERLAGVMLFVLAITLHNMPEGLAVGVGFGSGDLGTAIPLMLAIGLQNIPEGLAVSVAAINAGLDRRTYAMFTGIRSGLVEIPLAVLGAYAVGAMSTLLPYAMGFAAGAMLFVISDEILPETHTRGNERIATLGTIVGVIVMLYLDISLG; translated from the coding sequence GTGATAGCCGACACGCTCGCAGGACTGTTCGGAACGGACCCCGTCGTCAACGGTCTCATCGGTGGGCTCGTCATCGCGACGCTCAACCTCTTCGGCGCATCGCTCGTGTTCGTCTGGCGCGACCCCTCCGAACGCGCACTCGACGGCGCTCTCGGCTTCGCCGCCGGCGTCATGCTCGCGGCGAGTTTCACGAGTCTCATCATCCCGGGCGTGGAGACGTACTCCGGCGGCAACCCGCTCCCCGTGCTGCTGGGCGTGGCGCTCGGCGCCCTCTTTCTCGACCGCTCGGACGTGCTGATTCCACACGCCCACTACCTCGTGACGGGGCGCAAACGCGCCGACGCCGCCAACCCCAATACGTCGCTCCCTATCGCCGACGAGCGACTCGCGGGCGTCATGCTGTTCGTCCTCGCGATTACGCTCCACAACATGCCCGAAGGGCTGGCGGTCGGCGTCGGCTTCGGGAGCGGTGACCTCGGCACGGCCATCCCGCTGATGCTCGCTATCGGTCTCCAGAACATCCCAGAAGGGCTGGCGGTGTCGGTGGCCGCCATCAATGCCGGTCTCGACCGACGGACGTACGCCATGTTCACAGGAATCCGGTCGGGGCTGGTCGAGATTCCGCTCGCGGTGCTGGGCGCGTACGCTGTCGGCGCGATGTCGACGCTGCTCCCGTACGCCATGGGCTTTGCCGCGGGGGCGATGCTGTTCGTCATCAGCGACGAAATCCTGCCCGAGACGCACACCCGGGGCAACGAACGGATTGCGACGCTGGGGACCATCGTCGGCGTCATCGTGATGCTCTATCTCGACATCTCGCTCGGCTGA
- a CDS encoding winged helix-turn-helix transcriptional regulator, giving the protein MTDVRRRVRDHVRANPGVHFNALARNLDIATGQAQYHLRRLGRNDDVVAERIRGRTHYFAPEYDAWERRLLALYRRETARDIVTLLLESERLPATVIADRLDLARSTVSWNLDSLAEAGIVEQSYGTNGRVEVSLARPDETVRCLDAVTPSLADRLVDRFVRLVDDGLYGDADPAE; this is encoded by the coding sequence ATGACTGACGTCCGCCGACGGGTTCGCGACCACGTCCGGGCGAACCCCGGTGTTCACTTCAACGCACTCGCTCGGAACCTCGACATCGCGACCGGGCAGGCACAGTACCACCTCCGCCGCCTCGGCCGGAACGACGACGTGGTCGCCGAGCGAATCCGGGGCCGGACTCACTACTTCGCACCCGAGTACGACGCGTGGGAGCGACGGCTACTCGCGCTCTACCGCCGCGAGACGGCTCGCGACATCGTCACGCTGCTCCTCGAATCGGAACGGCTCCCGGCGACGGTCATCGCCGACCGCCTCGACCTCGCCCGCAGCACCGTCTCGTGGAACCTCGATTCGCTGGCGGAGGCAGGCATCGTCGAGCAGTCCTACGGCACCAACGGACGCGTCGAGGTGTCGCTCGCCCGGCCCGACGAAACCGTTCGGTGTCTCGACGCCGTCACGCCGTCGCTCGCCGACCGCCTCGTGGACCGGTTTGTTCGCCTCGTCGACGACGGCCTCTACGGCGACGCCGACCCAGCGGAGTGA
- a CDS encoding pyridoxamine 5'-phosphate oxidase family protein: MTVEQQTAMTGAETDALLERHETGVLALARADEPYAVPISYGYDADSRQFCMRLVSTSGGEKRRFLTDSPKVRFVVYEEGETTYRSVIATGRLEALSQADLTPDHIERFGAARRPLFEMWNESKSDLDIQLYELAPDELSGRRIDIE, from the coding sequence ATGACCGTGGAGCAACAAACTGCGATGACGGGCGCCGAAACTGACGCGCTCCTCGAACGTCACGAGACCGGCGTCCTCGCGCTCGCCCGAGCGGACGAGCCATACGCCGTCCCGATTTCGTACGGGTACGACGCCGACAGCCGTCAGTTCTGTATGCGACTCGTTTCGACGAGCGGTGGCGAGAAACGACGCTTCCTGACCGACTCGCCGAAGGTCAGGTTCGTCGTGTACGAAGAGGGCGAGACGACCTATCGGAGCGTCATCGCGACCGGGCGTCTCGAAGCGCTCTCGCAAGCGGACCTGACGCCCGACCACATCGAGCGATTCGGGGCCGCGCGGCGACCCCTCTTCGAGATGTGGAACGAGTCCAAATCTGATCTCGACATTCAGCTGTACGAGCTCGCGCCCGACGAACTGAGCGGGCGACGCATCGATATCGAGTGA
- a CDS encoding Hsp20/alpha crystallin family protein, protein MADRNPFDELDELFDQMQRNMERATRMWESEALESTLPGAASMNVDLEDQSDAFVLTGDLPGFETDDIDVRVKDRTLHITAEHDESSEESEGEYVHRERRRTSVERSVPLPSPVDTEGVTASYNNGVLTVRLPKSEPDSDGTPIDVN, encoded by the coding sequence ATGGCGGACCGAAATCCGTTCGACGAACTGGACGAGTTGTTCGACCAGATGCAGCGAAACATGGAGCGAGCTACCCGGATGTGGGAGTCCGAGGCGCTCGAATCCACGCTGCCGGGCGCCGCGTCGATGAACGTCGACCTCGAAGACCAGAGCGATGCGTTCGTCCTGACCGGCGACCTCCCCGGGTTCGAGACGGACGACATCGACGTTCGAGTGAAAGACCGAACCCTCCACATCACCGCCGAACACGACGAGTCGAGCGAGGAGTCCGAGGGAGAGTACGTCCACCGCGAGCGTCGGCGGACGTCCGTCGAGCGCTCGGTTCCGCTCCCGAGTCCGGTCGACACCGAGGGCGTCACGGCCAGTTACAACAACGGCGTCCTGACCGTTCGGCTGCCGAAGTCGGAGCCGGATTCGGACGGGACACCAATCGACGTGAACTGA
- a CDS encoding arginine--tRNA ligase, with protein sequence MLSATRRRLVEGLRVAVDDAGYDRAIEDSDVELEAFDDEEKGEFSTAVSFAIGADAGENPMAVAGDIADAHRAHGLPEGVSEVSVANGHINYHLDPEAMARLTLETIDGEGDAYGSRERADPDTIVADVSSPNIAKPLHVGHLRNTILSDALMNILEERGHDVTRDNHLGDWGTQFGNLLHEYVEFGDEAEFEEDPIAHLLDLYQQFEQRDGMLEDVEEFGALTEEFEAAVADERAHHTAAGKEWFARLERGEDAAVDRWEQFREASIERFEGVYDELGVDFDRWLGESFYAREGWTDGVVEKALDEDVAMRGPDESVFIPIYDDDYEDAGDPEAASVDASLDRAREMVDEAGSVEDADFDAFYIVKSDGSTVYGTRDLATIDYRVSEFDADQSVYVVASEQNRYFQQLFVAARKMGYTDVRLEHIDYGMISLPEGSMSTRGGQIVTVREVLDAADERARDIVREKGRNVEDDDIEPLARKIALATVKYGMVAANRGKDITFDIDEAVSLEGDTGPYVQYATTRAYSILDSAEAVPDVVDIDPSLFNDTDYDLIYHLGRYPLVLDRCEERYDAAPLAHYLLELAHVFNSFYHKNRVLDAESAAEERLALTATTAQVFENGLGLLGIETLAEM encoded by the coding sequence ATGCTCTCAGCCACGAGACGCCGCCTCGTCGAGGGACTCCGCGTCGCCGTCGACGACGCGGGATACGACCGCGCTATCGAGGACTCGGACGTCGAACTCGAAGCGTTCGACGACGAGGAGAAAGGCGAGTTCTCCACCGCCGTCTCCTTCGCCATCGGGGCGGACGCGGGGGAGAACCCGATGGCCGTCGCCGGCGACATCGCGGACGCCCACCGCGCCCACGGTCTGCCCGAGGGGGTCAGCGAGGTCAGCGTCGCCAACGGCCACATCAACTACCACCTCGACCCCGAGGCGATGGCGCGACTCACGCTCGAAACCATCGACGGCGAGGGCGACGCCTACGGCTCTCGCGAGCGTGCGGACCCGGACACCATCGTCGCCGACGTCTCCTCGCCGAACATCGCCAAACCGCTCCACGTCGGCCACCTGCGGAACACCATCCTCAGCGACGCGCTCATGAACATCCTGGAGGAGCGCGGCCACGACGTGACCCGAGACAACCACCTCGGCGACTGGGGGACGCAGTTCGGCAACCTGCTCCACGAGTACGTCGAGTTCGGGGACGAGGCGGAGTTCGAGGAGGACCCCATCGCCCACCTACTCGACCTCTACCAGCAGTTCGAACAGCGCGACGGAATGTTGGAGGACGTCGAGGAGTTCGGCGCACTCACCGAGGAGTTCGAAGCGGCGGTGGCGGACGAACGCGCCCACCACACCGCAGCGGGCAAGGAGTGGTTCGCGCGTCTCGAACGCGGTGAAGACGCGGCCGTTGACCGCTGGGAGCAGTTCCGCGAGGCGAGCATCGAGCGCTTCGAGGGCGTCTACGACGAACTCGGCGTCGACTTCGACCGCTGGTTGGGCGAGAGTTTCTACGCTCGCGAGGGCTGGACCGACGGCGTGGTCGAGAAGGCACTCGACGAGGACGTGGCCATGCGCGGCCCGGACGAGTCGGTGTTCATCCCCATCTACGACGACGACTACGAGGACGCGGGCGACCCCGAGGCGGCGTCTGTCGACGCCTCGCTGGACCGCGCGCGTGAGATGGTTGACGAGGCGGGGAGCGTCGAGGACGCCGACTTCGACGCCTTCTACATCGTCAAGTCGGACGGCTCGACGGTCTACGGCACGCGTGACCTCGCGACCATCGACTACCGCGTCAGCGAGTTCGACGCCGACCAGTCGGTGTACGTCGTCGCCAGCGAGCAGAACCGCTACTTCCAGCAGCTGTTCGTCGCCGCGCGGAAGATGGGTTACACCGACGTGCGCCTCGAACACATCGACTACGGCATGATCAGTCTCCCCGAGGGGAGCATGTCGACCCGCGGCGGGCAAATCGTCACCGTCCGCGAAGTGCTCGACGCCGCCGACGAGCGAGCGCGCGACATCGTCCGCGAGAAGGGACGGAACGTCGAGGACGACGATATAGAGCCGCTCGCTCGCAAAATCGCGCTCGCGACGGTCAAGTACGGCATGGTCGCCGCGAACCGCGGGAAGGACATCACCTTCGACATCGACGAGGCGGTGTCGCTCGAGGGCGACACCGGGCCGTACGTCCAGTACGCCACGACGCGGGCGTACAGCATCCTCGACTCCGCGGAGGCGGTGCCCGACGTGGTCGACATCGACCCATCGCTGTTCAACGACACCGACTACGACCTCATCTACCATCTCGGGCGCTATCCGCTCGTCCTCGACCGGTGTGAGGAGCGCTACGACGCCGCACCGCTCGCTCACTACCTCCTCGAACTCGCGCACGTGTTCAACTCCTTCTATCACAAGAACCGCGTGCTCGACGCGGAGTCGGCCGCCGAGGAGCGTCTCGCCCTCACCGCGACCACCGCGCAGGTGTTCGAGAACGGCCTCGGACTGCTCGGCATCGAGACGCTCGCCGAGATGTAG
- a CDS encoding pirin family protein, whose product MTDGPSARPQSRIHTAPRTDVSQDQGGFRTHFNFPGRMVPAHDDHGYGPLATVVESFMDPGTHIPMHQHRDEEIISWVPGGVMRHDDRRGNDLVTDSEHLLVMNAGRGFWHAEATLADDPPLRMLQIFVRPRRLGLDPGIQHEPIPDPVAGEWRHLFGPEDGDAPLFVRNAVDCYDCRLAAGETTDLPSRPGWDTYCYVFEGAVELGDESLGHTESALVTDGTATLTASADATLVAFVIDPDAPVTRQGTIGR is encoded by the coding sequence ATGACCGACGGCCCTTCGGCGCGACCCCAATCACGGATTCACACCGCCCCTCGGACGGACGTCTCGCAGGACCAGGGCGGCTTCCGGACGCACTTCAACTTCCCCGGGCGAATGGTCCCCGCCCACGACGACCACGGCTACGGTCCCTTGGCGACCGTCGTCGAGTCGTTCATGGACCCCGGAACACACATCCCGATGCACCAGCACCGCGACGAGGAGATAATCTCGTGGGTGCCCGGCGGCGTGATGCGCCACGACGACCGACGGGGCAACGACCTCGTCACGGATTCCGAGCATCTCCTGGTGATGAACGCCGGTCGCGGCTTCTGGCATGCCGAGGCGACTCTCGCCGACGACCCACCGCTCCGGATGCTCCAGATATTCGTCCGGCCGCGGCGTCTCGGCCTCGACCCCGGCATCCAACACGAGCCGATTCCCGACCCCGTGGCCGGCGAGTGGCGCCACCTGTTCGGCCCCGAAGACGGCGACGCACCGCTGTTCGTCCGGAACGCCGTCGACTGCTACGACTGCCGCCTCGCCGCCGGCGAGACGACCGACCTCCCCTCGCGTCCGGGCTGGGACACGTACTGCTACGTCTTTGAGGGTGCCGTCGAACTCGGCGACGAATCGCTCGGCCACACCGAGAGCGCACTGGTGACCGACGGGACGGCGACGCTGACGGCCTCTGCGGACGCAACGCTCGTCGCCTTCGTTATCGACCCAGACGCACCGGTCACGCGGCAGGGGACTATCGGTCGGTGA
- a CDS encoding winged helix-turn-helix domain-containing protein, which yields MAIAAPRYDRDADERTIDDTDDVRSILQALQDDDCRAVLDATGETPLSASELAETCDLPLSTAYRKLERLTDAGLLNERTRLSTDGKHASEYVRAVDEVVVDADAGFELTVSSHDSSDGGALTH from the coding sequence ATGGCCATCGCCGCTCCCCGATACGACCGAGATGCCGACGAACGGACCATCGACGACACCGACGACGTGCGATCGATTCTGCAGGCTCTGCAGGACGACGACTGCCGCGCGGTGCTCGACGCGACGGGCGAAACGCCCCTGTCTGCGAGCGAACTCGCCGAGACCTGTGACCTGCCGCTCTCGACGGCCTACCGAAAACTCGAACGGCTCACGGACGCGGGCTTGCTGAACGAGCGAACGCGCCTCTCCACCGACGGCAAGCACGCGAGCGAGTACGTCCGCGCCGTCGACGAAGTGGTCGTCGACGCCGACGCGGGCTTCGAACTCACGGTCTCATCACACGACTCGTCCGACGGCGGGGCGCTCACGCACTAA
- a CDS encoding DUF7560 family zinc ribbon protein yields the protein MTGGGDLTFRCPDCGEAMAVNESMRDALLDHGCVVCGSTVSAAAFSPAEPE from the coding sequence ATGACTGGTGGCGGCGACCTCACGTTCCGTTGCCCGGACTGTGGGGAGGCCATGGCGGTGAACGAGTCAATGCGAGACGCATTGCTCGATCACGGCTGTGTCGTCTGCGGATCGACGGTTTCGGCGGCGGCGTTCTCGCCGGCGGAACCGGAGTAA
- a CDS encoding rubrerythrin-like domain-containing protein, which produces MPTVPDPAPCDQDEQLYECPECGRRLCESTSPTVCPDCDGRLQNLSRPGPE; this is translated from the coding sequence ATGCCAACCGTCCCGGACCCAGCCCCGTGTGACCAAGACGAACAGCTCTACGAGTGCCCGGAGTGTGGGCGACGGCTCTGTGAGTCGACGTCGCCGACGGTCTGTCCGGACTGTGATGGCCGGTTACAGAACCTGAGTCGGCCGGGGCCGGAGTAG
- a CDS encoding universal stress protein: protein MTIVAAVDDEGSTGVVRRGYELAQAFGEELVVLHVMPETESVAAAEEVAAEAIRLALDDPENVTAVGALGDPAPRILHEADERDANYIVLGPRKQTPIGMALMGSVSQLVMLNTDCTVAFVTDD from the coding sequence ATGACTATCGTGGCTGCAGTCGACGACGAGGGCAGCACCGGTGTGGTCCGCCGTGGCTACGAACTCGCGCAGGCGTTCGGTGAGGAGTTGGTGGTGCTGCACGTCATGCCCGAAACCGAGAGCGTGGCCGCGGCCGAGGAAGTCGCTGCCGAGGCCATCCGACTGGCGCTCGACGACCCCGAGAACGTGACGGCGGTCGGTGCGCTCGGTGACCCCGCGCCCCGAATCCTCCACGAAGCGGACGAACGCGACGCGAACTACATCGTGCTCGGCCCGCGAAAGCAGACGCCAATCGGCATGGCGCTGATGGGTAGCGTCTCGCAACTCGTCATGCTGAACACGGACTGCACCGTCGCGTTCGTCACCGACGACTAA
- a CDS encoding helix-turn-helix domain-containing protein, protein MAGIRAELCVDADGSCPVASAAADADASTLSVSRSVAPEDDETVTEEFMLDDATAEAADIDDQLSPVFSYGSQTVYRFTRSRGSGCPCECVEQFDCPVVDVHTRDGMLYLVFHAADMSELQGVITTLREQYPEVDIRRLLRSEGNPSDHDLVFVDRGRLTERQREVLETAHRMGYFERPKGANAGDVAAELDITRSTFTEHLAAAQTKLLDAILDA, encoded by the coding sequence ATGGCAGGCATCAGAGCGGAACTGTGTGTCGACGCCGACGGGTCCTGTCCCGTCGCCAGCGCTGCCGCCGACGCCGACGCGTCGACACTCTCGGTTTCGCGGAGCGTCGCGCCGGAGGACGACGAGACAGTCACCGAGGAGTTCATGCTCGACGATGCTACGGCCGAAGCCGCAGACATCGACGACCAACTGTCGCCCGTGTTTTCCTACGGGTCACAGACCGTCTATCGGTTCACTCGCTCTCGCGGGTCGGGGTGTCCGTGCGAGTGCGTCGAGCAGTTCGACTGTCCGGTCGTCGACGTCCACACCAGAGACGGGATGCTCTATCTCGTCTTTCACGCCGCGGATATGTCCGAGCTACAGGGCGTCATCACGACGCTTCGAGAGCAGTATCCGGAGGTCGACATCCGCCGACTGCTCCGGTCGGAAGGGAACCCCTCGGACCACGACCTCGTGTTCGTTGACCGTGGGCGACTCACCGAACGGCAGCGAGAAGTCCTCGAAACCGCCCATCGGATGGGATACTTCGAGCGACCGAAGGGAGCGAACGCGGGCGACGTGGCCGCCGAACTCGACATCACTCGCTCGACGTTCACGGAGCATCTGGCCGCTGCACAGACGAAGCTCCTCGACGCGATTCTGGACGCGTAA